The Hymenobacter swuensis DY53 genome includes the window ACTGCAGCTGGATGCCGGCGTTACCCTCGGCGTCGTTATACTCCAGCTTGATGGTAACTTTCTCGCCGGCAGCCAGCGTAACCGTGGGGTCGTCTACATTGGTGGGCTTGCGGCCGTCCCAGGTATCGAGCACTTTTTTGCCGTTCACCCACAGACGCACCTCATCGGTAGTGGCCGCCACGAAGCGGTAGCGCCCGGTGCCGGGCGCGGCCAGCAGGCCTTCCCAGCGCACCGAAAAGTTATCAGCGGGCAGTTCGGGCGCGGGGGCCGCCGTGCCCCAGCGGAAATCCACCACGGCATCCTGCCGCTTCAGCACGGGTGACCCAGCCAATGAACCGTTGTTGAAATAGGAAGCCGTGAGGCCCGTTCCCCAGCCCTGAACCGGCAGGGTCGTTACAGGGCGCACCGGAAGCAGCAAGGTCGCCGCCGCCGAAACCCCGGCGGCTTGCAACCCGCTGGTCAGGCTCAAGCCCAGGGCGGAGCACAGAAGTAAATATCGCACAGTATGAAAGGCTTTGAGTGATGAAAACAGAGCCCGTATCAGGCAAATGAGAACCGCACAAAAAAGTAGAGACAGAGTTATATTTTCCTGATTCCACTCTGACCAATATACGCCTTTTTTTCAGCGCGTTTGGTACGCTTCAGCTCTCGGTGGCAACCCTCCGAAGCATTGAATACTGCAAATTTAGGTCTTCCCAACGGCTTCTCCTGACCTTATTTCATATTTTTGGCTACCTCCCCTCCTGTTGCGCCATGAATGAAGCCCGTGCATTTTTATCTTCCCCCCTGGGGCTGCTGGCCATACAGGGTACCGAGGACGGGTTACGGGCCGTGCAGTTCTTGGCCGCCCCGACCGGAACCGTAACGGCGACGCCCGCGCATCAGGTGCCGGGCTGCCTGCAGGAAGCGTATCGGCAGCTACAGGCCTATTTCGGGCGGGAACTGCAGGAATTTTCAGTGGCTACCGATGTAGTGGTGGGCACGGGTTTTCAGCAGCTGGTGTGGGCCACGCTGCCGGCAGTAACCTACGGCCGCACGGCTTCTTACCTTGATATTGCCCGCCAGCTTGACAATCCGGGGGCGGTGCGAGCCGTGGGAGCGGCCAACGGGCAGAACCCGCTGGCTATTATCTGGCCCTGCCACCGCATTATCGGGGCCAACGGACAGCTGACCGGCTACGCGGGAGGCCTTTCGCGCAAGCGGTGGCTACTGGATTTCGAGCGACCCAGTCTGCAGACCAGCCTTTTTTAGCTCGCCGGATTGCGGGCTGGCACCGCCTTTAAGCGGTTATTGGGTCGGCTGGCCCACCAAAGACAGCAGCTGCTGATACACGATGTTGCGTTGCCAGTACAGCTGCAGCACCATCGGAATGTGCTTTTTGCCGGGCAGTACCGTATAGCGCGGCGCGTGGCCCAGCGCCGTGAGCCGCTGCCGGAACCGGGCGCTGCTGCTGCTGATGGAAGGATACGTTTCGCCCCCAATCAGCATAACTACGGGCGGAGTGTGCGCCGTGAGGTGATAGAGAGCGGACATCCGTTTCCAGGCAGCCG containing:
- a CDS encoding methylated-DNA--[protein]-cysteine S-methyltransferase; the encoded protein is MNEARAFLSSPLGLLAIQGTEDGLRAVQFLAAPTGTVTATPAHQVPGCLQEAYRQLQAYFGRELQEFSVATDVVVGTGFQQLVWATLPAVTYGRTASYLDIARQLDNPGAVRAVGAANGQNPLAIIWPCHRIIGANGQLTGYAGGLSRKRWLLDFERPSLQTSLF